Proteins from a genomic interval of Phalacrocorax aristotelis chromosome 3, bGulAri2.1, whole genome shotgun sequence:
- the DNAH14 gene encoding dynein axonemal heavy chain 14 isoform X4, giving the protein MCFGNVLSRIYKEGREESVCQPTSMSEHETMKLKRSTTKAVSLMSKNENLKKTLPTASDCKGVQHGFGTPPSSSVHDNIRTEMQTAGLEPTCQKKTCEQPKVERSSKKPLRAKVYSYDRTEPIDDDVIMHILRLRGKLGWETKLPSYEWLTREADVARLQKFPLTKCLQLKDSGEYIYCLPRNRNNSKAPYNTYDLQVVSTNTAMQNKEYWTVTASFVTKFSAGHKLGGMEITPVPQWLHERELYYRLLNLNLFSNFR; this is encoded by the exons ATGTGTTTTGGAAATGT ACTCTCAAGAATATataaggagggaagagaagaatcTGTTTGTCAGCCTACTAGCATGTCAGAGCATGAGACAATGAAGTTAAAAAGGAGCACAACAAAAGCAGTGTCCTTAATGTCAAAGAATGAGAATTTGAAAAAGACACTTCCCACAGCTTCTGATTGCAAAGGAGTTCAGCATGGTTTTGGCACACCACCTTCATCTTCTGTACATG ATAATATTAGGACTGAAATGCAAACAGCTGGTTTGGAACCGACTTGCCAAAAAAAGACTTGTGAGCAACCAAAAGTTGAAAGATCTTCTAAAAAACCTTTGAGAGCAAAAGTTTATTCTTATGATAGAACAG AACCAATTGATGATGATGTTATAATGCATATTTTGAGGCTTCGAGGCAAACTTGGCTGGGAAACAAAGTTACCATCATATGAATGGTTAACTAGAGAGGCTGATGTAGCCAGACTTCAGAAGTTCCCACTTACG AAATGTTTACAGCTAAAAGATAGTGGGGAATATATATATTGTCTTCCACGAAACAGGAACAACTCTAAAGCTCCTTACAACACATACGATTTACAGGTTGTCTCTACAAATACAGCtatgcaaaacaaagaatacTGGACTGTTACAGCTTCATTTGTGACTAAG TTTTCTGCAGGCCATAAATTAGGAGGAATGGAAATAACACCAGTGCCACAATGGCTGCATGAGAGAGAGCTGTATTATAGGTTACTcaatttgaatttattttccaatttcaggtaa
- the DNAH14 gene encoding dynein axonemal heavy chain 14 isoform X3 yields MFSYCEFEEYLLQMDERNQVLKEKLLSRLRFEPDKTEVLLMGKDRYSACEPADSSEKDNNELSSSVEKKYPILRTAVYRPRTERKHKAAIKEEGMCFGNVLSRIYKEGREESVCQPTSMSEHETMKLKRSTTKAVSLMSKNENLKKTLPTASDCKGVQHGFGTPPSSSVHDNIRTEMQTAGLEPTCQKKTCEQPKVERSSKKPLRAKVYSYDRTEPIDDDVIMHILRLRGKLGWETKLPSYEWLTREADVARLQKFPLTKCLQLKDSGEYIYCLPRNRNNSKAPYNTYDLQVVSTNTAMQNKEYWTVTASFVTKV; encoded by the exons ATGTTTTCTTACTGTGAGTTTGAAGAATACCTACTCCAGATGGATGAGCGAAACCaagtgctgaaagaaaaattgctatCTCGTCTCCGGTTTGAACCAGACAAGACAGAGGTACTGCTTATGGGAAAAGACAGGTATAGTGCGTGTGAACCGGCTGACAGCAGTGAAAAAGACAACAATGAACTG TCATCCTCAGTAGAGAAGAAATACCCTATTCTTCGCACAGCAGTTTACAGAccaagaacagaaaggaaacacaaagcagcaataaaagaGGAAGGCATGTGTTTTGGAAATGT ACTCTCAAGAATATataaggagggaagagaagaatcTGTTTGTCAGCCTACTAGCATGTCAGAGCATGAGACAATGAAGTTAAAAAGGAGCACAACAAAAGCAGTGTCCTTAATGTCAAAGAATGAGAATTTGAAAAAGACACTTCCCACAGCTTCTGATTGCAAAGGAGTTCAGCATGGTTTTGGCACACCACCTTCATCTTCTGTACATG ATAATATTAGGACTGAAATGCAAACAGCTGGTTTGGAACCGACTTGCCAAAAAAAGACTTGTGAGCAACCAAAAGTTGAAAGATCTTCTAAAAAACCTTTGAGAGCAAAAGTTTATTCTTATGATAGAACAG AACCAATTGATGATGATGTTATAATGCATATTTTGAGGCTTCGAGGCAAACTTGGCTGGGAAACAAAGTTACCATCATATGAATGGTTAACTAGAGAGGCTGATGTAGCCAGACTTCAGAAGTTCCCACTTACG AAATGTTTACAGCTAAAAGATAGTGGGGAATATATATATTGTCTTCCACGAAACAGGAACAACTCTAAAGCTCCTTACAACACATACGATTTACAGGTTGTCTCTACAAATACAGCtatgcaaaacaaagaatacTGGACTGTTACAGCTTCATTTGTGACTAAG GTGTGA
- the DNAH14 gene encoding dynein axonemal heavy chain 14 isoform X1 codes for MFSYCEFEEYLLQMDERNQVLKEKLLSRLRFEPDKTEVLLMGKDRYSACEPADSSEKDNNELSSSVEKKYPILRTAVYRPRTERKHKAAIKEEGMCFGNVLSRIYKEGREESVCQPTSMSEHETMKLKRSTTKAVSLMSKNENLKKTLPTASDCKGVQHGFGTPPSSSVHDNIRTEMQTAGLEPTCQKKTCEQPKVERSSKKPLRAKVYSYDRTEPIDDDVIMHILRLRGKLGWETKLPSYEWLTREADVARLQKFPLTKCLQLKDSGEYIYCLPRNRNNSKAPYNTYDLQVVSTNTAMQNKEYWTVTASFVTKFSAGHKLGGMEITPVPQWLHERELYYRLLNLNLFSNFR; via the exons ATGTTTTCTTACTGTGAGTTTGAAGAATACCTACTCCAGATGGATGAGCGAAACCaagtgctgaaagaaaaattgctatCTCGTCTCCGGTTTGAACCAGACAAGACAGAGGTACTGCTTATGGGAAAAGACAGGTATAGTGCGTGTGAACCGGCTGACAGCAGTGAAAAAGACAACAATGAACTG TCATCCTCAGTAGAGAAGAAATACCCTATTCTTCGCACAGCAGTTTACAGAccaagaacagaaaggaaacacaaagcagcaataaaagaGGAAGGCATGTGTTTTGGAAATGT ACTCTCAAGAATATataaggagggaagagaagaatcTGTTTGTCAGCCTACTAGCATGTCAGAGCATGAGACAATGAAGTTAAAAAGGAGCACAACAAAAGCAGTGTCCTTAATGTCAAAGAATGAGAATTTGAAAAAGACACTTCCCACAGCTTCTGATTGCAAAGGAGTTCAGCATGGTTTTGGCACACCACCTTCATCTTCTGTACATG ATAATATTAGGACTGAAATGCAAACAGCTGGTTTGGAACCGACTTGCCAAAAAAAGACTTGTGAGCAACCAAAAGTTGAAAGATCTTCTAAAAAACCTTTGAGAGCAAAAGTTTATTCTTATGATAGAACAG AACCAATTGATGATGATGTTATAATGCATATTTTGAGGCTTCGAGGCAAACTTGGCTGGGAAACAAAGTTACCATCATATGAATGGTTAACTAGAGAGGCTGATGTAGCCAGACTTCAGAAGTTCCCACTTACG AAATGTTTACAGCTAAAAGATAGTGGGGAATATATATATTGTCTTCCACGAAACAGGAACAACTCTAAAGCTCCTTACAACACATACGATTTACAGGTTGTCTCTACAAATACAGCtatgcaaaacaaagaatacTGGACTGTTACAGCTTCATTTGTGACTAAG TTTTCTGCAGGCCATAAATTAGGAGGAATGGAAATAACACCAGTGCCACAATGGCTGCATGAGAGAGAGCTGTATTATAGGTTACTcaatttgaatttattttccaatttcaggtaa
- the DNAH14 gene encoding dynein axonemal heavy chain 14 isoform X2: MFSYCEFEEYLLQMDERNQVLKEKLLSRLRFEPDKTEVLLMGKDRYSACEPADSSEKDNNELSSSVEKKYPILRTAVYRPRTERKHKAAIKEEGMCFGNVLSRIYKEGREESVCQPTSMSEHETMKLKRSTTKAVSLMSKNENLKKTLPTASDCKGVQHGFGTPPSSSVHDNIRTEMQTAGLEPTCQKKTCEQPKVERSSKKPLRAKVYSYDRTEPIDDDVIMHILRLRGKLGWETKLPSYEWLTREADVARLQKFPLTKCLQLKDSGEYIYCLPRNRNNSKAPYNTYDLQVVSTNTAMQNKEYWTVTASFVTKVTYCTAYRTT, translated from the exons ATGTTTTCTTACTGTGAGTTTGAAGAATACCTACTCCAGATGGATGAGCGAAACCaagtgctgaaagaaaaattgctatCTCGTCTCCGGTTTGAACCAGACAAGACAGAGGTACTGCTTATGGGAAAAGACAGGTATAGTGCGTGTGAACCGGCTGACAGCAGTGAAAAAGACAACAATGAACTG TCATCCTCAGTAGAGAAGAAATACCCTATTCTTCGCACAGCAGTTTACAGAccaagaacagaaaggaaacacaaagcagcaataaaagaGGAAGGCATGTGTTTTGGAAATGT ACTCTCAAGAATATataaggagggaagagaagaatcTGTTTGTCAGCCTACTAGCATGTCAGAGCATGAGACAATGAAGTTAAAAAGGAGCACAACAAAAGCAGTGTCCTTAATGTCAAAGAATGAGAATTTGAAAAAGACACTTCCCACAGCTTCTGATTGCAAAGGAGTTCAGCATGGTTTTGGCACACCACCTTCATCTTCTGTACATG ATAATATTAGGACTGAAATGCAAACAGCTGGTTTGGAACCGACTTGCCAAAAAAAGACTTGTGAGCAACCAAAAGTTGAAAGATCTTCTAAAAAACCTTTGAGAGCAAAAGTTTATTCTTATGATAGAACAG AACCAATTGATGATGATGTTATAATGCATATTTTGAGGCTTCGAGGCAAACTTGGCTGGGAAACAAAGTTACCATCATATGAATGGTTAACTAGAGAGGCTGATGTAGCCAGACTTCAGAAGTTCCCACTTACG AAATGTTTACAGCTAAAAGATAGTGGGGAATATATATATTGTCTTCCACGAAACAGGAACAACTCTAAAGCTCCTTACAACACATACGATTTACAGGTTGTCTCTACAAATACAGCtatgcaaaacaaagaatacTGGACTGTTACAGCTTCATTTGTGACTAAGGTAACATATTGTACAGCATACAGAACAACATGA